In Zingiber officinale cultivar Zhangliang chromosome 3B, Zo_v1.1, whole genome shotgun sequence, a single window of DNA contains:
- the LOC122054716 gene encoding 2-hydroxyisoflavanone dehydratase-like, with the protein MVLSLLSGISGMTSDNNPVIYDYSPYFLVYKDGSVKRLKAEEQTPAGLDPLTNVDSKDIRISADVSARIYLPPININSNSTKLSLILYFRGGGFCIFSSASPIVHRHLNGLAAVSSSIILSVDYRRAPEHHIPVQYDDCWAALEWVASHRSDAELWLLDHADYDRVYLAGDSAGGNIVHNLAMRVGSQGLISSYSLKLAGTILLDPYFWGKNLTASEKAADPVLRKKLDQLWGMICPESTAGNDDPRVNPLAAGAPSLADLGCTRMLLCTSEKDAMRDRALMYYEALTKGSEWRGTAELYEAAGEDHEFYLNHPDSNSTAKLRARIAAFLT; encoded by the exons ATGGTTCTATCTTTGCTTTCGGGAATAAGTGGAATGACATCGGACAACAACCCTGTCATCTATGACTACTCTCCTTACTTTCTCGTCTACAAAGACGGCTCTGTCAAGCGGCTCAAGGCCGAGGAGCAAACGCCGGCCGGCCTCGACCCCCTCACTAACGTCGACTCCAAGGATATCCGCATTTCCGCCGATGTCTCCGCCCGCATCTATCTTCCTCCTATCAATATCAACTCTAATAGCACAAAGCTCTCCCTCATCCTCTACTTTCGCGGCGGCGGCTTCTGCATATTCTCTTCTGCCTCCCCCATTGTCCACCGCCATCTCAATGGCCTCGCGGCCGTCTCCTCTTCTATCATCCTCTCCGTCGACTACCGTCGCGCACCGGAACACCATATCCCTGTGCAATATGATGATTGTTGGGCTGCTCTCGAATGGGTCGCATCCCATCGCAGCGATGCCG AACTGTGGCTCCTCGATCATGCTGACTATGACAGAGTCTACTTAGCCGGCgacagtgccggcggcaacatcgTGCACAACCTGGCTATGCGAGTTGGGTCTCAAGGGCTGATCTCCAGTTATAGCTTGAAGCTAGCAGGGACGATACTACTAGATCCTTACTTCTGGGGGAAAAATCTGACAGCCTCAGAGAAAGCAGCCGATCCAGTATTAAGGAAGAAGTTGGACCAACTGTGGGGAATGATTTGCCCTGAGTCGACGGCCGGGAATGACGACCCGCGCGTGAATCCCTTGGCGGCGGGAGCGCCGAGTTTGGCAGATCTGGGGTGCACGCGAATGCTGCTGTGCACGTCGGAGAAGGACGCGATGAGGGATCGAGCGCTGATGTACTATGAGGCGTTGACAAAGGGTAGTGAGTGGCGTGGGACGGCGGAGTTGTATGAGGCGGCAGGGGAGGATCATGAATTCTATCTGAATCATCCAGACAGCAACAGCACTGCTAAGCTCCGTGCCAGAATCGCAGCCTTCTTGACTTGA